The Spartobacteria bacterium genomic interval TTTTCTGCGGCTTCCGCCTCCAGCTTTTTGGGGTTGGCGAGCGGAAGAAGTACAACAACCGTCCCGGCGGCATCTGTCGGATCTTCAGCTTTTTTCAGAACATTTTCGGAAAAGACTTCGGTATAGATCAGGTTGAAATAACGGTGCACACCGGTTTCCAGACTGTGCTTTCGCGCCACCAATGTCCGTTCGGGCAGATGACGGCACAGTGTTTCCATCGGTGATGATCCTTCAAGTTGCAGCTTACGTCGCCCCTCCGTCATGCGGGCTTCAATATCCACATCGCTGCCTTCCCAGACCCGGAAAGAGCCGTCGAGGCGGCGATAGGTGAGGATCGACTGTTTCTTCAGTTGCTCCAATTCACCCTCGACATTGGCGATGTTTTCCATGGAGCAACTCAACGCATGCAGCGTCGCCCGCAACGGGCAGATCTCCGAGAGCACATTCAGCAGGGCCACGGATTGCACCAGTTCAAGCTGAACCTTTGTCAGATGCTGTCGGCTCTTGATGATGTCGTTTGCTTCAAGCAATCGCTTGGCATGTGGGAGACGGGCCAGCCCCGCCTCAAAGTTGGCCAGCAGATAGGTATAAAGGTGGTGCAGTCGGATAAAGCTGTCCTCACGAGTTAATGTTTGGTTGAGGTGCTCCTGAAAACCAAACGACTCGAGGCTCGTTAAATAGGAGAAAATAGACCGTTCGTTCTGGGCCAGTCGTCGGAACAGATGCGGCATGGCCAGCAGCACACTAGGGTGCAGCGGCCACGCATTTTTTGCCAGCTCGCAGAATTCATCATGCTCCAGTCCCAGCGGGAGTGGAATGCCGTTTTTCCTGATCTTCCGCAGGGCCTCATCAATCGATTTTGCTGTTTCTACAGGGAGTTCCCCCGATGGCTGAAGGGCGGAACAAACCATTTTAATGGTGGTTGCCGCCGATTCATGAAATTGAATGGTCTGAAAGCGCTCCTGAACTTTGTTCCACTCATTTTTGAGCGTCCGATCCGATAGTTCGACATAGTCATCAAACATCTGATGCAACGTGATTAGGAAGAGGACGGGAAATGTGCGCATCCGGTTGGCATATTCTGCCAGCTCCTGAAAGATATAGACGTCTCCGCCGCCTCGATCTTGAAGGGCGTATTCCAGAGTTTTTCCCGCCTCGTCAACAAGGAGAAGTATGCCGTAATACCCCTGCGATTCCGCCTCCTTGGACAGTGCGGAAAGAAAATCAAGAATAACAGCCGTGTCCTGCCATGCTTCATCCGCTTTGGCCGACTCCATGCGGGTATGTAGGTCTTTGACTGCTTTTGTGGATCCAAGTTGTGTCAGTGCAAAAATAAGCCCCTCTAGGATTAGCTGGGCAATCGGGCGACGACGAGCGGTTACCGGAATCGGGAGAAAACCACTGCGGGTTTTGTTGGACGAACATATGCGATTGAGTTGCCTTTTAAGATGGGCAGATTCCTTGGGCAGCATTTTGATGGCCTGCTCGGCCTGTGAAGAATCCGAACTGAGCAACTGGCAAAGGAATAAGGCAAAGGCCGACTTTCCTGTGCCGTATGGGCCGGTAAGTGAAAAAGCCCGCAATCCGTCACCCTCCGTTATGCCGAGAAATAAACGTTCCAGTGATTGGGCCACATTGGGTGTTACAATGTATCCGCTGGAGTTTCCGCCACTCTTCCAGTCCTGCTGCAGGTTGATGGATCGTTGATAACGGGGAGTAACCTGTGTAAACTCAGACAATTTGAAATCGTTGGCCATTAGGCGTTCCCCCGTCGGTAATAACTATCAAGCAGGCTCCCAGCATCGTCGGATCCGACATAACAGTAGATTTGTGCGTTACCGGCACTTTCGGTGAAGCCGAATTTTTCACTCCATGCCTTATTTTCGCACAGATCCTGAATGGCCTCTACCAAGGCGTTTTCATCGAGCATAAAGGCTTGTCCGGGGCTGTTTTCTTGATAAAGAGCATTCTGAACAGTCGTTGAATGCTTATTTGCCCCATCGCGGCTCAGAAACTGACTCATGGCATACCCGATGATTTCTGGTGGCAGGGTCGTCTTTCTTCCGATTGCGAAGCGGTACAGTTCATTATCACTCATGGGCTGGACTATGTTGAGCTCCTGCAAAGGACACTCAAAAGAGTCATCCTTTGCATTTTTCTTCTCGAATCGCTGGATTCCGCAATAGGCGCGGATATAGCAATCAACATCCCGCATAATAATGCTGTCAGATGGAGCTTTTTTACCGGCCTCAACGAGCTGAAGCGCGGCCTCTGCCACATCCTTCTTTGCAAACTCCGGCTTTCGAAGGCTGAAAAACAGTGCCGAACCAGAGGTCTTAAATGCTTTATTCGCAATTAGCTTCCAATGGAGCAACCACCACGAGGCCTGATCTTCCAAAAACGGATCCCAGCCGTCATCTTCATCAAGCAAACGGTCTCCAAAAAGAGTGATCGCTCCATCCTCAATAATTCCGGTCATTTCACACCAGTATTTGATGCTCTCGACCATATTTTTCCCTACACCCAGCTTTACGATGGCCGTTTCATCTGAAAACCGGTTACCCTCTTTTATAAAGGCATAGCCTTTTTCCAGCCAGCCATAGCGAAATGAGAAGGTTTGGTGGCCGGAAAGCTTTGTCCGTTGTTTGCTCATTTGATACCCTTGTTTTCTCGCTGACTTTCGATCAT includes:
- a CDS encoding DUF4007 family protein, with translation MSKQRTKLSGHQTFSFRYGWLEKGYAFIKEGNRFSDETAIVKLGVGKNMVESIKYWCEMTGIIEDGAITLFGDRLLDEDDGWDPFLEDQASWWLLHWKLIANKAFKTSGSALFFSLRKPEFAKKDVAEAALQLVEAGKKAPSDSIIMRDVDCYIRAYCGIQRFEKKNAKDDSFECPLQELNIVQPMSDNELYRFAIGRKTTLPPEIIGYAMSQFLSRDGANKHSTTVQNALYQENSPGQAFMLDENALVEAIQDLCENKAWSEKFGFTESAGNAQIYCYVGSDDAGSLLDSYYRRGNA